From one Nymphalis io chromosome 19, ilAglIoxx1.1, whole genome shotgun sequence genomic stretch:
- the LOC126776114 gene encoding phytanoyl-CoA dioxygenase, peroxisomal-like, which yields MVRLTEKQIQFYKDNGYIHLKKLINGEELERVSKEYDDLFRRKNQSKTESAWVGSDDTFRESDSPYTVKGIHNLQMHHAVFGKLLYNDDLLDALEDVMGTKNIVLHHTKAHYKPPEKGASYPMHQDYPYFPYEKNSMVAAFISLDDSNPENGGLFVYPGSHKFGPLEDFGPKEGSSFHYVDQKKFPIERATPVIAEAGDVIIFSYFLIHGSTPNNSTRPRRMFLAQLADAHDKPIGGERGQPGRGWLLRGVNLDRDATVAKRAQD from the exons ATGGTTCGGTTAACGGAAAAACAGATACAATTCTACAAAGACAATGGGTACATACATTTGAAGAAGTTAATCAATGGGGAGGAGCTCGAGAGGGTGTCGAAGGAGTACGATGACTTGTTCAGGAGGAAAAATCAGTCGAAAACGGAGAGCGCGTGGGTCGGCAGCGATGACACCTTCAGGGAAAGTGACAGCCCTTACACG GTGAAAGGCATTCACAACTTGCAAATGCATCATGCTGTCTTCGGCAAGTTGTTATACAACGATGACCTTTTAGATGCGTTGGAAGATGTAATGGGTACCAAGAATATCGTGCTGCATCACACCAAGGCGCACTACAAGCCCCCAGAGAAGGGAGCTTCTTATCCAATGCACCAG gactATCCCTATTTTCCATATgaaaaaaattcaatggtgGCGGCATTTATAAGTTTGGACGATTCCAATCCGGAAAATGGAGGGCTGTTTGTTTACCCCGGCTCACACAAGTTCGGTCCTTTGGAAGACTTTGGACCTAAGGAAGGGAGTAGCTTCCATTATGTTGATCAG AAAAAGTTTCCAATAGAACGTGCGACTCCCGTCATCGCGGAAGCCGGAGATGTTATCATCTTCTCCTATTTCCTGATCCACGGAAGTACGCCAAATAACTCTACACGGCCAAGACGCATGTTCCTTGCACAACTGGCAGATGCCCACGACAAGCCCATTGGCGGGGAACGCGGCCAGCCAGGCAGGGGTTGGCTGCTGCGTGGAGTTAATCTAGATAGAGACGCTACAGTTGCTAAACGAGCTCAGGACTaa